Proteins encoded together in one Ptiloglossa arizonensis isolate GNS036 chromosome 9, iyPtiAriz1_principal, whole genome shotgun sequence window:
- the Gcc88 gene encoding GRIP and coiled-coil domain containing 88 kDa isoform X2, protein MENITEQKETEEINLDQIAKEKAKNSSQIEKTEKMESAEKLESCKSKATNAANNETPNLQSRGIQTDPENTETIEELKNQLDTVMNSLATLSAEKSKMEANFQIDKKQLRNERDEYEKLVKDLREKLKKAQTSNYSEIEHIKCKLIMERHEREKEQVGHAKMLKELQKLVYDERRNKEQLEAQLKSQFANKTQCKILEAELEITRNKLKQAEEAAKETPPILLSLQSEMALMKKQHLNAIHEEQKRAAVAEQQARVLVLTHETRVAGLESRLAELSEIVGGYDRLRQQDQQAIQKLKDQLTNLQDTERNDYLTLNNEPDEIISKIKSLYTKLLDLDNKKNESAHVKSLLHCLDLYDKQQMVDYKEKYETLLQEFEDYKQQMIYKYNNANISQNIQSQNMTTHDKNNKTQLHLLKAHNNNLEERIRILSNEIINKETELRIKLEHQKKSFQDDRVKLEHLLLQKDNEFRNKISTLEQQLSRQRERSMALIEEKDKEILTLKSSFHAFLPKKEKTIVEKEADISKYERRGESVTDIVTGLITSDNPPILHYSQELARREVQVSASRKKVLELEATLREKQREIIYIKEKQKEETKSFQAQIARLEACKSREGANLEYLKNVFINYLTTNDVSSKRHMLNAISTVLRFTTEELNKVKH, encoded by the exons ATGGAAAATATTACCGAGCAGAAGGAAACTGAGGAAATAAATTTAGATCAAATTGCAAAAG aaaaagcaaaaaattcttcacaaatAGAAAAGACGGAAAAAATGGAAAGTGCCGAAAAATTGGAATCGTGTAAATCTAAAGCTACAAATGCTGCAAACAACGAGACACCAAATTTAcaa tctCGTGGAATTCAAACAGACCCCGAAAACACAGAAACGATAGAGGAATTAAAAAATCAGTTGGATACTGTAATGAATTCTCTAGCTACTCTTTCAGCAGAAAAATCGAAAATGGAAGCAAATTTTCAAATAGATAAAAAACAACTCAGGAATGAACGAGATGAA TATGAAAAATTAGTCAAAGATttgagagaaaaattaaaaaaagcgcAAACTTCAAATTATTCAGAAATTGAacatataaaatgtaaattaattatgGAACGTcatgaaagggagaaagaacaaGTTGGTCATGCTAAAATGCTAAA AGAGCTTCAGAAGTTGGTTTACGATGAGCGCCGGAATAAAGAACAATTAGAGGCGCAATTGAAAAGTCAGTTTGCAAATAAGACACAATGCAAAATACTTGAAGCTGAATTAGAAATAACTAGAAATAAGCTTAAACAAGCAGAAGAAGCAGCTAAAGAGACACCTCCAATTTTACTCTCGCTCCAATCTGAAATGGCTCTTATGAAGAAACAGCATCTAAATGCAATACATGaa gaGCAAAAACGAGCTGCTGTTGCAGAACAACAAGCTAGAGTTTTGGTATTGACTCATGAAACAAGAGTAGCAGGCTTAGAATCAAGACTGGCAGAACTTTCTGAAATTGTTGGGGGATATGATAGGCTCAGACAACAAGATCAGCAAGCTATTCAAAAACTAAAAGACCAGTTAACTAATTTACAGGACACTGAGCGCAATGATTATCTTACTTTAAATAATGAACCAGACGAAatcatttctaaaataaaaagtCTTTACACTAAATTGTTAGATTTAGATAATAAAAAGAATGAATCTGCACATGTTAAAT cacTGCTGCATTGTTTAGATTTGTATGATAAgcaacaaatggttgattaTAAGGAAAAATATGAAACCCTGTTGCAAGAATTCGAAGATTATAAACAGCAAAtgatatataaatacaataatgCAAATATATCTCAGAATATTCAGAGTCAAAACATGACAACACATGATAAAAACAATAAAACGCAATTACATCTTCTTAAAGCACACAATAATAATTTAGAAGAACGGATACGTATTCTAAGTAATGAGATCATTAATAAAGAAACAgaattaagaataaaattaGAACATCAGAAAAAA TCCTTTCAAGATGATCGTGTAAAACTAGAACACTTGTTGCTGCAAAAagataacgaatttcgtaacaAAATATCTACATTAGAGCAGCAATTATCACGTCAACGAGAACGGTCAATGGCTCTCATTGAAGAAAAAGACAAAGAAATATTGACTTTAAAATCCTCTTTTCATGCATTTTTacctaaaaaagaaaagactaTTGTAGAAAAGGAAGCAGATATTTCAAAATACGAAAGACGAGGAGAATCAGTCACTGACATAGTAACAGGATTAATAACAAGTGATAATCCTCCAATATTACATTACAGTCAGGAATTAGCAAGAAGAGAAGTTCAAGTATCAGCTTCTAGGAAGAAAGTTTTAGAATTGGAAGCTACATTacgagagaaacaaagagaaattatttatataaaagaaaaacaaaaggaaGAAACAAAAAGTTTCCAAGCACAAATTGCAAG gcTCGAAGCGTGCAAATCTAGAGAAGGTGCTaatcttgaatatttaaaaaatgttttcataaaCTACTTAACTACGAACGATGTTTCCAGCAAACGTCATATGCTCAATGCTATTTCTACAGTATTACGGTTTACTACGGAAGAATTGAACAAAGTGAAACATTGa
- the Gcc88 gene encoding GRIP and coiled-coil domain containing 88 kDa isoform X3 gives MENITEQKETEEINLDQIAKVKNYLLEKAKNSSQIEKTEKMESAEKLESCKSKATNAANNETPNLQSRGIQTDPENTETIEELKNQLDTVMNSLATLSAEKSKMEANFQIDKKQLRNERDEYEKLVKDLREKLKKAQTSNYSEIEHIKCKLIMERHEREKEQVGHAKMLKYVVNVKKSFRSWFTMSAGIKNN, from the exons ATGGAAAATATTACCGAGCAGAAGGAAACTGAGGAAATAAATTTAGATCAAATTGCAAAAG taaaaaattatttattagaaaaagcaaaaaattcttcacaaatAGAAAAGACGGAAAAAATGGAAAGTGCCGAAAAATTGGAATCGTGTAAATCTAAAGCTACAAATGCTGCAAACAACGAGACACCAAATTTAcaa tctCGTGGAATTCAAACAGACCCCGAAAACACAGAAACGATAGAGGAATTAAAAAATCAGTTGGATACTGTAATGAATTCTCTAGCTACTCTTTCAGCAGAAAAATCGAAAATGGAAGCAAATTTTCAAATAGATAAAAAACAACTCAGGAATGAACGAGATGAA TATGAAAAATTAGTCAAAGATttgagagaaaaattaaaaaaagcgcAAACTTCAAATTATTCAGAAATTGAacatataaaatgtaaattaattatgGAACGTcatgaaagggagaaagaacaaGTTGGTCATGCTAAAATGCTAAAGTATGTGGTAAacgtaaaaa AGAGCTTCAGAAGTTGGTTTACGATGAGCGCCGGAATAAAGAACAATTAG
- the Gcc88 gene encoding GRIP and coiled-coil domain containing 88 kDa isoform X1, whose product MENITEQKETEEINLDQIAKVKNYLLEKAKNSSQIEKTEKMESAEKLESCKSKATNAANNETPNLQSRGIQTDPENTETIEELKNQLDTVMNSLATLSAEKSKMEANFQIDKKQLRNERDEYEKLVKDLREKLKKAQTSNYSEIEHIKCKLIMERHEREKEQVGHAKMLKELQKLVYDERRNKEQLEAQLKSQFANKTQCKILEAELEITRNKLKQAEEAAKETPPILLSLQSEMALMKKQHLNAIHEEQKRAAVAEQQARVLVLTHETRVAGLESRLAELSEIVGGYDRLRQQDQQAIQKLKDQLTNLQDTERNDYLTLNNEPDEIISKIKSLYTKLLDLDNKKNESAHVKSLLHCLDLYDKQQMVDYKEKYETLLQEFEDYKQQMIYKYNNANISQNIQSQNMTTHDKNNKTQLHLLKAHNNNLEERIRILSNEIINKETELRIKLEHQKKSFQDDRVKLEHLLLQKDNEFRNKISTLEQQLSRQRERSMALIEEKDKEILTLKSSFHAFLPKKEKTIVEKEADISKYERRGESVTDIVTGLITSDNPPILHYSQELARREVQVSASRKKVLELEATLREKQREIIYIKEKQKEETKSFQAQIARLEACKSREGANLEYLKNVFINYLTTNDVSSKRHMLNAISTVLRFTTEELNKVKH is encoded by the exons ATGGAAAATATTACCGAGCAGAAGGAAACTGAGGAAATAAATTTAGATCAAATTGCAAAAG taaaaaattatttattagaaaaagcaaaaaattcttcacaaatAGAAAAGACGGAAAAAATGGAAAGTGCCGAAAAATTGGAATCGTGTAAATCTAAAGCTACAAATGCTGCAAACAACGAGACACCAAATTTAcaa tctCGTGGAATTCAAACAGACCCCGAAAACACAGAAACGATAGAGGAATTAAAAAATCAGTTGGATACTGTAATGAATTCTCTAGCTACTCTTTCAGCAGAAAAATCGAAAATGGAAGCAAATTTTCAAATAGATAAAAAACAACTCAGGAATGAACGAGATGAA TATGAAAAATTAGTCAAAGATttgagagaaaaattaaaaaaagcgcAAACTTCAAATTATTCAGAAATTGAacatataaaatgtaaattaattatgGAACGTcatgaaagggagaaagaacaaGTTGGTCATGCTAAAATGCTAAA AGAGCTTCAGAAGTTGGTTTACGATGAGCGCCGGAATAAAGAACAATTAGAGGCGCAATTGAAAAGTCAGTTTGCAAATAAGACACAATGCAAAATACTTGAAGCTGAATTAGAAATAACTAGAAATAAGCTTAAACAAGCAGAAGAAGCAGCTAAAGAGACACCTCCAATTTTACTCTCGCTCCAATCTGAAATGGCTCTTATGAAGAAACAGCATCTAAATGCAATACATGaa gaGCAAAAACGAGCTGCTGTTGCAGAACAACAAGCTAGAGTTTTGGTATTGACTCATGAAACAAGAGTAGCAGGCTTAGAATCAAGACTGGCAGAACTTTCTGAAATTGTTGGGGGATATGATAGGCTCAGACAACAAGATCAGCAAGCTATTCAAAAACTAAAAGACCAGTTAACTAATTTACAGGACACTGAGCGCAATGATTATCTTACTTTAAATAATGAACCAGACGAAatcatttctaaaataaaaagtCTTTACACTAAATTGTTAGATTTAGATAATAAAAAGAATGAATCTGCACATGTTAAAT cacTGCTGCATTGTTTAGATTTGTATGATAAgcaacaaatggttgattaTAAGGAAAAATATGAAACCCTGTTGCAAGAATTCGAAGATTATAAACAGCAAAtgatatataaatacaataatgCAAATATATCTCAGAATATTCAGAGTCAAAACATGACAACACATGATAAAAACAATAAAACGCAATTACATCTTCTTAAAGCACACAATAATAATTTAGAAGAACGGATACGTATTCTAAGTAATGAGATCATTAATAAAGAAACAgaattaagaataaaattaGAACATCAGAAAAAA TCCTTTCAAGATGATCGTGTAAAACTAGAACACTTGTTGCTGCAAAAagataacgaatttcgtaacaAAATATCTACATTAGAGCAGCAATTATCACGTCAACGAGAACGGTCAATGGCTCTCATTGAAGAAAAAGACAAAGAAATATTGACTTTAAAATCCTCTTTTCATGCATTTTTacctaaaaaagaaaagactaTTGTAGAAAAGGAAGCAGATATTTCAAAATACGAAAGACGAGGAGAATCAGTCACTGACATAGTAACAGGATTAATAACAAGTGATAATCCTCCAATATTACATTACAGTCAGGAATTAGCAAGAAGAGAAGTTCAAGTATCAGCTTCTAGGAAGAAAGTTTTAGAATTGGAAGCTACATTacgagagaaacaaagagaaattatttatataaaagaaaaacaaaaggaaGAAACAAAAAGTTTCCAAGCACAAATTGCAAG gcTCGAAGCGTGCAAATCTAGAGAAGGTGCTaatcttgaatatttaaaaaatgttttcataaaCTACTTAACTACGAACGATGTTTCCAGCAAACGTCATATGCTCAATGCTATTTCTACAGTATTACGGTTTACTACGGAAGAATTGAACAAAGTGAAACATTGa